Below is a window of Halomicrobium mukohataei DSM 12286 DNA.
CACCGCCGGCTCGCGGTCGGGCTACTACCCCGGCGGGGCCGAGACGACGGTGACGCTGATCGCCGACCGGGACAGCGGCCGTCTGCTGGGCGGGACTATCGTCGGCACCGATCGCGCGGCGATCCGGATCGACATCGTCGCGATGGCGCTGGAACAGGACGCGACTGTGGGAGAGCTAGAGCGGTCCGACCTGGCCTACGCGCCGCCGTTCTCGCCCGTCTGGGACCCCGTCCTGACGGCCGCGAAGGTGCTCGGCTCGTCGGTCCAAGAGCGCTACTGACCGAGCACGCGGGCCGACTCGAACCGATCGTCGGTCAGGTAGACCGCGTCGTCGTCGACCGCGACGGCGACCGCGTCGAGCGCGTCGCCGGCACAGGGACCGTGCGTACACGTCCCTTCGCCGCCGGAGAACTGTGCGCCGTGTTTGTGACAGACGAGGTCGTCGCCGCGGACGATCGCGCCGGTCCCCGGATCGAGCGGGACCTCCGGTCGGTGGGGACAGGAGTTGCGCCAGGCGACGACCGCGTCGTCGATTCGCCGCAAGATGCAGTCGACGCCGTGGGACGGGCCGCGGGCCTCGAACCGAACGGTCGAGTCCGTCGGGACCGCGTCGAGGTCGACGATCCGCTTGGGGTCGTCTCCGGCCACCGGGCCGTCGTCTGACGCGCTCTCACCGAGGTTGAATCGGACGGTGGCATCGCCGGCCGAGAGAGCACACTCGCCGTCCGAGAACAGCGCCGTCTCGGTCTCGTCGTCGTGCTCGACCGTCACGCGGAACCGGTCGCTCATCGCCCACACTCGATTCGGCGAGCCTAAAAAATTGCCGATCCGCGGGAGCGCCGCAACGGTGTAGTGTCGTCGGGTCGGACGATTACGTATGGACTCCGAAGACGTCGCCGTCGACGTGGAAGTCGAAGTGGAACTGGACACGGCCGAACTCGAAGCCGAGATCGAGGACGCGACCGAGTACGAGGCGACCCTCGAAGGCGACGGCATCGAGATCGAACTGGAAGCGGCAGTCGAGTTCACCGACGAGGACTGACCGCCAGAGCGAGACACCCGCTCGGTCAGCGTGGGGCCCGTCAGACGATACCTGTCGTCGGCACCCGCGCCGTGTCACTGGACCGGGACGCTCTCCTCGCCCTCCAGCAGGAGGGCGTCGAGCCGGTCGGCGACGATGGGACTGACCGTGTCGACGACCGCGCGGGCCTCTCGCTCTGGCGACTCCAGTTCGAGCACCTCCTCGAAGAACGCCGACAGCGTCCGGTAGGTGTCGTACAGCTCGGTCGCTCGCTCGCGCCCGCGATCGGTCAGCGTGACGCCCTCGTACGGTTCGTAGTCGACGAGTCCGTCGTCCGCGAGGCGCTGGAGCATCTCCGTGGTCGCCGACGGAGAGCGACCCATCGCCCGTGCCACGGTGCCCGGCTCGACCGGCGATCCGTCGGTCCGTTCTCGATCGTAGACGACGACCAGGTACTGAGCGACGCGCTCCATCGGGCTCAGCGGCGCACGTCGACGACGAGGTCCGTCGCGATCCACCCCTCCGTGTTGTCCGACTCGATGAAGGTGCGCGACCCGGGACAGGTCTCGCACACGTCGATCGACGGGCGGTCTGTCGCCGGCTCGCCCGCGCGGTCGTCGGGCGCAGTCGTCGTTGCCATACCCGTATTTTAGGCACGCCTAAAATTAAAGCTTCGGGTGATCGCCGCCGCCGGCAGGCGAGAGTGGCGTCGCTGTTCGACGTTTGTTTAGCTGCGCCTAAAAGAGTGGGGTGTCGGTCGCCGAACGCTTACTGCATCGCGCTCTCGGTGACGAGCGTGTCGTCTTCGAGGTAGTGTTCGATGTGGTGGACCGCGTCCTCCAGCTCGACCAGCTGCTCGCGGAGCATCTGTGCGCTGGCGTGGTCGCCGAGTCCCTCGGTGAGCTCGATGTGGCTCCGGGCGGACTCGATGATCTCGCCGTACACGTCTACGTCGTTGGCCAGCGAGGTGCGGATGTCGTACACGTCCTCGTCCTCGGGCTCGACGGTCGCCTCGGATTCCAGCGTCGCGGCGCTGGCGTGCGGGACACCGCCCAGCGCCTGGACGCGCTCTGCGAGTTCGTCGGCGGCCGCTTCGGCCTCTTCTGCGGCCTCGCCGAGGAACAGATGCAGGTCGCGGAACTCGGCACCCTCGACGTTCCAGTGGTGCTTTCGGAGCTGGTGGTACAGCACGTAGACGTTCGCGAGGTCGGCGTTGAGCGCGTCGACGATCTGCTCGACTTTCTCCTGTTCGAGTCGGAGTGCTTCGCTGGCTTCGACGGTACCGGCCTGCTTCAGGGTCGACTGTTGCTGACTCATACTCGATCGTTCGTCCCCGACCCACTTCAAACTTTTCAAAATTTTTATATTTTTTCGTACCGCCTAAACCGGGCGACGCGTCCGACGGCATCACTCCTCGTCGCGCTCTTTGAGCCACTCGTCCAGGAGGTCGCGGATCGCCGCCTCGCGGTTGTCGCGGTGCTCGGCGAAGGCCTTCTCGTCGATCGCGTCGAGCAGCTCTTCGTCCAGTTCGAGCTCCACGGCTTCCAGATCCAGGTACGCCTCGTCCATCGGGTGGGAGCGACGACCCCCGCAGATAAATAGCCTCGTCAGACGACCGTCTGGCGTTCGTGTGACGCGACGCCGGCCACACCGCCCCTCGGCGGTCGGAACGGTTTCGGCATCGGAGTGCATACGGTAACATATGTCACATAGTGTCGACCGATCAGAGCTGACAGACACCGAACGGGCGGCACTGCACCGCCTGCAACTGGGTGTCGAACACGTCCACCGAGGGTACGGGTCGCTGCTGGCCTGTCATCACAGCATCGGCCACGGGATGGACCACTTCGAGGCCGCCCGCGAACTGCTCTCTGAGGCGGGCCACGAGGCGTACGCCGAGGCACTGAGAGAGGAGATCCTTCCGGCGGGGTTCGTCGACGACCGGTGGACGTACGAACTCGTCGACGCGGCCCGGACCGGGTTCGTCGACGACGTAGCGACGCTCGAAGCGGCGATCCGGGCTGACCTCGCCGACGGCGAACAACACGTCAGCGAGCGACGGCTACAGCGCCGCTGGCGAAGGCGAGCTGCGGGGCGAGACGGAGAGTAGCGACGACGGCGTCACTCGGTGAGGCTCGGGTGGGTCTCCGGTGGCTCCGGATGGGGGTCGGCGAGCGTCTCTCGCAGTCGCGCCCGAGCCCGTTCTTCCCGCCGACGGCGTTCGTCGGCGTCGATCTCCTCACACCCCGGCGGCAGGTCGCGCCCGCGGTCGGTGAAATAGCCCTCGGGGACGACCCAGTCGTGGTAAAACGGCGCGTCGTCGTCGGTCAACAGCGTCACGGCGACCTCGGCCCCGTGGCCGGCACAGACGACGGCCTGGTGGGGTTTCTCGGCCAGCCGACCGGCCGCGTAGAGGCCGTCGACGCCGGTCCGCCCGTGCTCGTCCGTGTCGACGAAGGTCTTGCCCCGGTCGATCAGGCCGACGCCGTCGATCTCGCTCAGATAGCTCGTCTCGTTTTTCGTCGCCGCGATCACGGAGTCGCTCGTGTACCGCTCTCCGGCGTCGGTCTCGACGGTGAAGCCATCGGACCGGTGAGTGACGGTCTCGACGGTCGCCAGCCGCCGCTCGGCCCCCGCCCGCTGGGCCTGTTCGCCCAGCAGATCGAGGAACTGGCGGGCGTCGATCCCGGCCGGAAAGCCGGGGACGTTCTCCAGGTGAGCGTTACGCCGGAGGATCGAGCCGCCGGCATCGAGCACGAGCGTCTGGAAGTCGGCGCGGGCG
It encodes the following:
- a CDS encoding Rieske (2Fe-2S) protein — its product is MSDRFRVTVEHDDETETALFSDGECALSAGDATVRFNLGESASDDGPVAGDDPKRIVDLDAVPTDSTVRFEARGPSHGVDCILRRIDDAVVAWRNSCPHRPEVPLDPGTGAIVRGDDLVCHKHGAQFSGGEGTCTHGPCAGDALDAVAVAVDDDAVYLTDDRFESARVLGQ
- a CDS encoding metal-dependent transcriptional regulator, producing the protein MERVAQYLVVVYDRERTDGSPVEPGTVARAMGRSPSATTEMLQRLADDGLVDYEPYEGVTLTDRGRERATELYDTYRTLSAFFEEVLELESPEREARAVVDTVSPIVADRLDALLLEGEESVPVQ
- the dpsA gene encoding DNA starvation/stationary phase protection protein DpsA, whose product is MSQQQSTLKQAGTVEASEALRLEQEKVEQIVDALNADLANVYVLYHQLRKHHWNVEGAEFRDLHLFLGEAAEEAEAAADELAERVQALGGVPHASAATLESEATVEPEDEDVYDIRTSLANDVDVYGEIIESARSHIELTEGLGDHASAQMLREQLVELEDAVHHIEHYLEDDTLVTESAMQ
- a CDS encoding ribbon-helix-helix protein, CopG family — encoded protein: MDEAYLDLEAVELELDEELLDAIDEKAFAEHRDNREAAIRDLLDEWLKERDEE
- a CDS encoding NAD(P)/FAD-dependent oxidoreductase, coding for MPERYDVVVVGGGVAGLSASVFTARADFQTLVLDAGGSILRRNAHLENVPGFPAGIDARQFLDLLGEQAQRAGAERRLATVETVTHRSDGFTVETDAGERYTSDSVIAATKNETSYLSEIDGVGLIDRGKTFVDTDEHGRTGVDGLYAAGRLAEKPHQAVVCAGHGAEVAVTLLTDDDAPFYHDWVVPEGYFTDRGRDLPPGCEEIDADERRRREERARARLRETLADPHPEPPETHPSLTE